In Candidatus Oleimmundimicrobium sp., the genomic window AATTGGAGCTACAGGCCTATTTTTTCCCAATTAACCGTGTTATCTAGCCACCCACTGTTTAAAAACCACTACACTGTAAATATATCTTAGCGGGTCTCCTTGTGTAAAGTATGTTTCTTGCACCACTTGCAATATTTTTTCAATTCAAGTCTATCCGGATTGTTTTGCTTGTTTTTATTTGTTGTATAATTTCTTCTTTTGCACACGGTGCACGCAAATGTAACTGTCTGACGCATAAAAGCACTCTCCACCA contains:
- the rpmG gene encoding 50S ribosomal protein L33, with the protein product MRQTVTFACTVCKRRNYTTNKNKQNNPDRLELKKYCKWCKKHTLHKETR